Genomic segment of Anaerosporomusa subterranea:
AATATCATTTGTCGACACCCTATCTTGACCATTAAGCAAAGCATTCAACTTAGCCGCAGTCTCCATTGCCTCAATCGCCCGCAAGCTTTCTAATCCATAGTCCACATAGATCGCAGCCAACAATTTTTGGGTATCATCATCAACCGTAATATCATTTACGTGAATAGAGGGAATACACTTGCTGGTAATTGAAGGTTGTTGTCCTGACCTGCTTGACCTGCTCATTAAAATCTCCAGTACTGACTGTACCTCACTCGGTCTTCCCATCCCTACCGCCATATCAAAACGGTCAGACAATTGTTTGCGTATTTGCGATAGTGCTCCTGGTTCCTCATCCGGATTGGACGCTGCCCACACGGCCACTTGGACTGGCATCTCTACGGTTGGCAAACCCGATTCCTCAATTTGAATCCTGCCTGGCTTTGTACCCATGACATCTAACAGAACATCTGCAATTTCCGGCGAGGCGTCAGCCAGCCGATTAATCTCGTCAACAAAGATAATCCCGCGGTGAGCCTGAGGAATGGTACCCGGCAATAAGGCCGCCATCGGCTGCGAAGGATCGGTTAGCTTAGCCAGATCAATGCTGCCAACAATTGTGCCGATTTTAGCACCATGCGAAATTTCAAGAAAAGGACACGGAATTTCTTCTCTGCCAATCGCTTCAATTTGCTGGATGGATAAACCGCGGTGCCCCGGACAATGCGGCTGCTCCGGATCGCAATTGTACAAGCAGCCTTTAATCCGTGTAATCGGCGGCAAAATAGACGCAGCAGACCGCAAAATCGTTGTCTTGCCGGTGCCGCGCAGGCCTTCAGTATGAATATGAAAAGGGTGGCCGCTTGACAGCGCAGCTACAGACATCTCCACTGCCAGGAATAGATCATGG
This window contains:
- a CDS encoding magnesium chelatase, which produces MKSFNQLVRHEGNHDLFLAVEMSVAALSSGHPFHIHTEGLRGTGKTTILRSAASILPPITRIKGCLYNCDPEQPHCPGHRGLSIQQIEAIGREEIPCPFLEISHGAKIGTIVGSIDLAKLTDPSQPMAALLPGTIPQAHRGIIFVDEINRLADASPEIADVLLDVMGTKPGRIQIEESGLPTVEMPVQVAVWAASNPDEEPGALSQIRKQLSDRFDMAVGMGRPSEVQSVLEILMSRSSRSGQQPSITSKCIPSIHVNDITVDDDTQKLLAAIYVDYGLESLRAIEAMETAAKLNALLNGQDRVSTNDISQIVPLVLSHRADPATIANILKYLRNFGELNKSSLADNFAAGNIPVDAARQSRCINPPHCTTKSRLADWWGRVREKLSRQNNENKKETTTQRSKSGSAENRAAGSGSGGKQIADPTQVNIIAPPNVAAPLSRLSLDEFVNTDEKFRSDR